Genomic segment of Oncorhynchus nerka isolate Pitt River linkage group LG10, Oner_Uvic_2.0, whole genome shotgun sequence:
tgccaagcttgtagtgtcaaacCTAAGAAGACTTGATTccgtaatcactgccaaaggtgcttacatacttatataaataagctgttttaaaaattttttttaaattaaatgagCAAAtatttctataaacctgtttttgttttgttattatggggtattgtgtgtggattgatgagaaaaatatatatttaatacatttttgaataagtctgtaacgtaacaaaatgtgcaaaaagtaaaggtgtctgaatactttccaaaggtactgtatgcatgttttggaatatttttattctgtatatttgtattctttTCACTCAGTCATTTAGGTCACTAcaagtcactacaatgttgttgatccattctcagttttctcctatcccagccattgaactctgtagctgttttaaaaatCACCaatttacaagcatttcgctacacccgcaataacatctgctaaacacatgtatgtgaccaatacaatttgatttgatttgacctcatGGTGagatccctgagcagtttccctcctgtcctgcagctcagttcagaaggatgaCTGTATCTTTGATTTGtttgggtggtttaatacatcatccacagcatcagtattaacttgaccatgcttaaagagatattcaacgtctgatttgttattgttaccaaTCCCTGCCCTTCTTTATAAGGTTTTCGAAAATGTTCCTGGTCTTTACAGTTGAATGAATCTGTACTTCAAATTCTGTACTTGACTGTGAGACCTGACGTATGTTGTTtttatgggggacagaggaaggggtagttctacttttttttaatgtaaacCCCTACTATTTCACATAGAGTGAGTCATTATCAATGCTTGTTTGATTTGTTAAGCCAAATTTTAATTTCATTTTGCCTcaacaaagggggtgaatacttatgcaattaCTATATTTAGTTCTTACATTTGTATTaattttcactttgacattatggagtattttgtgtagatcaatgacaaaaaaatacaattaaatatatttacatttacatttgagtcatttagcagacactcttatccagagtgacttgcaGTAAGTAGTGAGTGGATACATTTTTGCACTttgtgtaacaacaaaatgtgaaaaaagttcaAGGAGTGTAGACTTTCTATAGGCAATATACATGAGAACTTGTGAGAGAGTCTACAGTGGCGTTACTGCGTGAAGTGGTCTGTTCTCCCTACCTGATGACACAGAACAGATTGATGTTAGCGTTGTAAGTGGAGAAGTCGATGAACACGGCCCTGGTGCCATGGTCCAACCACAGGTTGTTATTCATCTCCATCAGGATCTCAGCACTCTCCTCCTTGGTCCTGTTCAGGTCCTGGTAGTACCCTCCACCGCTGTACGTGGTCAGCAGACCCCAGTGGGCCGAACCCTTTATCTCTTTCTCATTGTGGTATTGCCAGCTGCagacatagaggagagaatgTATTTTATCATAGGCCTTTCAGATCTACAGTCAATCTTTTCAAAGTTGTCTTAATGTCTATTTGATTGACACCCAAATTGTTCTGAAAAAAGAAACATACAAACACTTTGCCATGAGACAGCCaaagaaccaaaagggttcttcggctgtccccataggataaccctttttagGTCCAgggagaatcctttttggtttcaggtagaacccttttgggttctttgtgaaaagggttctacatggaacccaaaagggttcttcaaagggttctcctatggggacaaccgaagaacccttttaggttctacatGGCACCTTTTCTTCCAAGAGTGTATGTTGCAATAGGAGTCAACTACAGCCATGGCAGGACAAACAAGCATTGAAAAGAACATTTGAACTCACGCAGTTCCGTTAACAAGGCCAAAGTCCACCTCATCCTCCTTCTTCTCATTATAGACATCAAAGCATCCGGAGATCTCGTTGCGGAAGTCTTTGTGGACCTTACAGGAGTTGTTCATCACCTTGATCTGTCTCATCCTGGGTACCCCGAGCAGCATGTTCTCATAGTAGATGAAGGAGTGGTCCCCATTCTGTAGGGACTGGTCATTGTACCATTTGGTCCAGTAGAGGCCGTCCAGCATTGGGCCCTGGGCATACTGTTCAAATAGAGGTAGGTAGAACAAGCATTTATGATTTTTGTTGGTTTATAACAACGCATTAGTATTTCCTTTAATgttgtattattattactatcTTCTTATATCTTGATGTCACTTATGGACTTATGTCACATTTGTGCTATTCGTGATCAAAGTAATTGTATCGGTACAAGTTGATATCAGACAGTTCAATATTTCCGCAGGGTTAGAGCAGGGAGGGTACGTACCGTCCAGAAGTCTGCCATGCTGCTAATGGACTGAAACGTAACTCCGTTGCCACTGGGCGTAAGCACAAACAGGTCTGTCATGACTTTGGTGTAGTAGTAGGTATTGGAGCTGGTCATGCCATATGTCACTGAAAGACAACATGTAGCGACATTGTTATATCCAGCCATGGATTCATTATATCAGACTTTGCTCAGGGCTCAGTCAGACCACGTTGTCCTCTCAAAAGTCCAAGATAAGGAACGTCTGAAACAGACACGCGGGCCAGAGTGTCTCATTTAAGATTTGTCATTCAGTGAAAATCACATCACTGAAGTCAAATCACGTCACAGAAGTCGAAGTGGCACCGATTAGAGCAGGTCATTTGTTGAAGAGATGGCACACTGGGGCGACGCAAATAGTCGTATCAAACAATGTAAATCTGCTGCAGACAAAGCAACAATGGCTTAAGCCCCATGCTCTTATCAGTGAAAGGCAGGAGCACTCTGTCTGTGTTCCTTTCAGTCGTAATGTCCCGCTGGACAATGCCTTTCAGccagaagggagggggagggtgttTTATATTAGGGCACTAAAGCAGATTGAAAGAGCTGATGATAAATCAACACATTACACAGGTTTCAGTTTGCCAAAGGCACAGTGATCATTTAGATGCAGATTACACTCAGATAAGGCATACTTTCTGTCTGTGTTGCCTATTGTCAACCAGTCTGCATCGTTACTAGATCTATGTACAAGGCACAGATCATACGTTTGCTTTGCTTACCCATGACCTGGCATACTCTGACACAACAAAAAGGGCAGGTCAGACTTCCAAAACAGAGCATTATATAGAAAATCATAAAAATGCCAAGCTAATCCCTGCAACAACGTTTATTGTTCCTGAATTGTACCCGAACACTTACTAAGTAACTCAAATAACACAATTACTGTTAGTCATAAAAAAATAATTATTGTTTGAATGTCCGTTTTTAAGACACATGTACAGTAGCGGCAGACTTGAAATGATCATGTTACCATACAGTCATATCCTTACATTGAAATGTGTATTCACTCAATATACATAGCCATGAACAAAAAGAAACATGTATTGTTGACATACTTACATAGACATATGTCCACAAGGAACACCAAATAGACCAGTAATTCCCTCAGAGTGGTCCTAACAAACAGTTCCCGGTTGTCCGATGTGTTCTCAGTCAGTGTCGTGCCCCACAGTCCTACATAAATGAAGAAAATCCCATAATTTCAGAGAACTCTGAAAAGATATACTAATTTAAGGCCGTACACATTTCCTTCCATGACATGCCAAGGAAGGGAATATTTCCGGCACAGCATTAGTCTGTACATCATTTCAACTTGATGACATTGCCAggtaaaataattcaaatgaagCAAATACAAAATACAACAACAACCCAACGGTGGTAAACCAATTCCTACCTTTAAAAAATGAGCAGCATCCACCGCGTTTTTTATCGGAACCTGTCTCCTGCGGCTTGACCTCGGTTGGGAAAGGGCTCGGCGTGGTTAGTTTGCACATGCTGTCGAAGGAGCCTTGGGGGTACAGAGGCTGAGGGTTGTAGACGGTGCTGATAGCCCGAGGTATGGGTAGAGGAGAGCCACAGTACCCCTGGTTCACCCAGGAACCCTTCCCCAGGCTGTCCAACTCACACTCCACCTGTCCACTGAGGTGGCTCTCCGACCGGTTGTTGAGGCGCTGCATTGGTGCCTGGTTGGGATCTCCTGGCTCTCTACACTCCAATATGGGATAATATTGCCGTAGGTTCTCAAGCAAGATGATAGTGAGGCAGGACCAGTCTAGCAAGCTTGTTAACCATCAACTGTCGGTGGGATCACTTTAAAGGGCCGATGACATAAGCATGGAAGAGGGAGGAGCTGGTGCTTTCTTGTGCACAATAAACTGCCCAGTTTAACATTGAATACATGACACACAATGCCCATTCTTCTATTAAAAGAGAGTTATTAGAATAGTGCACTGTTCTCATGTTCACTTTCTTCGGCAATAGGGGTGCTGAGAAAATCTTTGGGATGATTTGTTTCATGATGTTACTTCAAACTGACATAAAAAAATTGGTCAAATAAAAAATTACAAATGTTCCTTAGAAAATGTGAACGTAATGCCGATATATCACTTTTAATGTTTGTTTCTGTGTAGCTCTCAAGTATTTCCATATTCTATaagatgtttatttatttaaccagatgggaatctccagcttcagtgatttttgcagttcgttccagtcagtggcagcagagaactggaaggaaaggcgaccaaaggaggaattggctttgggggtgaccagtgagatatacctgctggagcgcatgctacgagtgggtgctgctatggtgaccagcgagctgagatacgGCGGGGATTTCCccagcagagacttgtagataacctgtagccagtgggtttggcgacatgtatgaagcgagggccagccaacgagagcgtataggtcgcagtggtgagtagtgtatggggctttggtggcaaaacggatggcactgtgatagactacatccagtttgctgagtagggtgttggaggctattttatagatgacatcgtcgaagtcaaggatcggtaggatggtcagttttacgagggtatgtttggcagcatgagtgaaggaagctttgttgtgaaataggaagccgattctagatttaatgttTTTCCAAACGTCACAACCTGTTAACCACTCAGTCATTCGCAATGGCAACAAACTCCTGCTAAACAAATGAATTGACATGTCAATTACATGATCCATTGACAACTGTTGAATGCTTGTGGCTGAATTCATCAGAATATAGCTGCTGCAGTGTGCCTCTGATCTCCTGCCCGAAGACATGGAGTATAATAGGCCCTGGTCACCTCATTAGCATATACATTTTTGACCAACTGTCAAAAAGCATATTAAGTTTGCAAACAATCCACAAAGCTTCTGAATTACCATGACCATCTGTGTAATTTACCTCATCCCACATACACATACTCATTACAATTTAGTGTATGTTGAGGGTGAGATACACTCGGAGATGAAATAATGAATCATATCATCTTTGCACTAGCTTGGTTCATTTGTAACGACAAGCTTCCGtggaaaaaaaaacacatttttttgtcacatacacaggaTAAGTGCAGTGaactgtgttgttttacagggtcaaccATAGTAGTATGGCTCCCCTCGAGGAAattagggttaaatgccttgttcaagggcacatctGGAGCAGCAAATAATTCATTGTTAATCAGATTAATTGACTCATTGAGTTTAAATGAAATGATTTTTGACAATAAATATAGACGAGACATAGGTACACTTATATGCATACCATCAAAGAGTGGGCCATCAACCAAAAAATGTAACAATGGacacaatttttttttaattaaaaaatgtaCATGCATCCTATGACATTTTCACATGCAAATCTATTGACTTCTATGATATATCTGTAGTGGTCAATGAATGTCATTCCATGAGAGGGAAACATTACTTTTCTAAACATAATCGTAAACTATACAAATCTCATAACAACGGAAACATAAACAATGGAATAATAGAGCACACATTTTGTGTGTatggtaaaataaaaaagttgTACTAATCTCAATCTCTAAGGATACGCTGTATTTCAAAAGTTGTAAATTACCGGAAATGATACAGACTTTGGCTTTGGAGGGACAATATGCAGTTCAATAACAAAGCGCTACATTAAATACGGACCGCTGCGTTATCGTGCGATTGAAATGTGGAGTTTTTTTCccaattgagccgacatatgcagcgtttaccgtgcaTGCAGTCCCCGTTTAAAGGGGGATTTAAAACACGCTATAGCTCCGATCTTCCGCGGTCCGGAGGGATGtggtagagaaatgtaaccacattCAAtatcatagacagagctatgtacTGTATGCAAGGACTGTCCATCCATTATATAAAAACTATAGTATTATTCATgttctgaggctatacagtgttgttTACAATTGCATTGTTTACAAATACTGATGTAAATCAaggttatattttgggttctgatggggtacaacagttgaactaaactcatgaggcatttgtaagttatattcttcaggaatcaatgggtatatagcATTATTTTAAGTAAAACATGGAAGTTGCAATCACAGATTTCCCCCCTTAAAATGAAATAATTATCGGATTAAATGCTATATGAAGAGATTGGTGGTAGTAACAGATTCTGTGTTAGAGTCCAGCCATGGAGGTCCGTGCATCAGTGCCCCTGAACAGTGGAATTAGGCACAGCCATTGCCCAACAATAGAGTTTAATATCTCCTCATTGGTTGAGCCTTTGGCAGGATCTGGCACACAGGCTTCAATAATCAGATGCCGCTTGTACCATGATGGCAACATTTAAACATTTCTAACGCTCACTTTCCATCCCCAATTCTTGGTATTCAAACAAatgcaggtttgttgtggtcaTACGACTATTCTAGGGGTAACTCCGTACAGTTGTGTTAAAGTAATATGGgactttttattattactgaATTATTACTGACCTGATTTATGTCATTTCTTGGGTGTGAGTCAGAGGTACAGTATAGGCCAACATCACCTCCTTATTCTGGTGTCAAAATATTGACAAGGCATTTGTGAAATAATAATCCCAATTACTAGTGATCCTAATTCAACCATTCTGTTTAGCACTTTGTTCATTTCTGATAATGATCAACGACATGACATGTATTAttattaatgatgatgatgatcaatTGATTAGATTTGTCTCATGTTCTTCActcgtaaaaaaaaaagaagctcaACGACATCACTCTCACCTATTCTCTCACATTTGTGGGCCCAAAAACGAGGCCCTTTTATTTGTTCATATGTTGGTCTACCATTGACGTAATCCCGTCTTATCTCAGGGCACAGGAGCTCCGGACAAAAGGACGACGCACTGATCAGGGTGGTGCAGGACCAGACTGACCCGCCATCAATCTCACTTAGAACCTGACACATCAAAAGAAAAGAAATGCTGTACATTTTTAGGTCCCCTTTTGCACCCCCTGTTGTCTGGGGATACAACATAGATGAGATGGGGCAATTAAGATAGAAAGAGTTGAAATGGCTACGGTTAATGGATGTTTTGGGTACAGGATGTACATTCACATTTAATTCCCCAAATATATGTTATGATTGGTTACCATAACAATCAATTTACCTCCTTATTAGATGATAGACAAATACTGTCTCAGTTAAATGGAAAGTGACCTTCACCTGTAAAGTGCTCTGCTTTGATGTCTCCACTCAAGCCAAACAGAATGGTTGTTGGATGAGAACCATCGCTTGCTGACTTGGTCAAGGGATCCATGAGACGATCAAATATGTGCAAATGTACAAAAGAACAAAACTTGACACAACTCAAAAGCAATTTCAATAAAATAGCTAGCAACTTTTATTTCAGTAGAAAAACTATTATTAAACAAACAGTTTTAAACACAGTTTAGAAAAACTGAAGAGCACAAAAAAACATGTAGAATTTCCAAAATGCCTACATTTTGTGGCTAGAGAACATTATGTTAACATTTACAAAAATAGATTCAAAATGTATCTTACCAAAGTTGTAAAATGTCACTGTTTTTTTACACAATAACAATTGGGGCAAATAACTCCACTTGTAATCCTATGATTCACATTCACTATAAATTACACCAATTATGTCAGGGTCTCATCTGGAAGATttgatacaaatcaaatcaaattttatttgtcacatgcttcattaaaaacaggtgtagactaacagtgaaatgtttacttaccaacaatacagagagaaagagaaaatagaGAAAGCCAAGATGTCTGTGTTTACCAGGGAAGAGTACAGAGGAACCAACTCTTTGCTAAATCAATTGCAGTACAGTACACTGAAATGCAATACAAGCTGTCAATTGCTTTTTTTTAAAAAGAATTTTAGATTAAACGTATGTCTAAACTTAATAATCATTCAAATATAAACAAATgtcaataaatatatattttttaaattataaatAAAAGCAATACAAATATATTTATTGACTCCTGGGTTGGAGAAAACGCCTGCATCATAAAAACAAGTACAGATGGTCGTTCACCTCAAACAACATGACTAGTTTTTCAGTTTTCCATCTAGTCTATGTAGGAACTTGGAGGCCGTCGTACTGGTAGGGAAAGGACGAATGCATGTACTCCTGTTCAACTGGAGAGCTGTACCTGATAGTACTGAAGCACTGATAGTTCTCTGGCTGCACAGAGTCAAACTGCAGGTCCAGCCACTGTCTGTGGGGGGCTTTGCGCTTCTGGGCGTCCGTCAGGATCCGGCTGAGGGCCATGATGTAGCTGAGGGCCATCTGCAGAGTCTCGTACTTGGACAGTTGCTTATCCTGGCCCCACTGGGGGACCACTTTACGGAGACGGTCAAAGGCTGTGTTCAGCCCCtgcatcctcttcctctcacGGGCGTTGGCTGCCATCCTCCGCCGTGTGGTACCATCATGCTTCTCTGGAGATCCAGACTTCGAATCCAGACTCTCGGACTCGGATCCAGAGTCAGATCCAGTGCAACTGGGCTGGCGGGACACCATGGTTTTGGTCACAATTCCACGATTCAGTTCACAAGTTTTCTCCTGGTTCTGTCTACTGTATGTTACCAAAACCTCCCAAAATGTGGCGATGAGTCAACCAAGTCAAGTGGTGTGTTAACTAACCGCCAGACTGTTTTAAATGGTCTGGTGTCGTGGTAGCTGTCCAAAGTCCTTGTCTAATTAAGCTGTGTATCGATAAAGCTGTATGTCAAGTGAACAATTTGAAGTTAATCCAAAGTGTTGGTCCTCTGCTAAGCCTAAACAGTAAAACAGCTTCTGTGTCTCTGGTCTTGGAGAGACTGAGGAACACACTTTTATATGACTCAGGAGATGAACAGGTGGCAGCAGGTGGAGTCCCATCCCATCCCTCATTCCCCCATCTATCCCCAATATTGCTTTTAACCCCCCTCCCCAATATTGCCCTCCCCCATCCTCAATATTGTTTGCTGGGATAGACACCAacgcagacacacaaacacacacacacccactcacaaaAACGCAAACAAATCCTTAATGAAATTCCAATTAAGCCTGTTCTATCTGGTCATGGCTTCACTCTGAGCCATCATGGCTTTACTAACAGCCATGCGTTGCAAACACAGAAATCTACCATCTGGCAATGAAACCTATAGAGCTGATTATCTTGGTTGAAATTCTAACCAGTGTAAAGACAGTGAGATCAAAGGAAAATCTCTAAGTAACAATTGAAAGTCTTATGTTCACTTTAATTCAATAGGAAATCAACATGTTGCAGTCGTACTTTCCATGAtctttttggtttgttttttgttttacattaGGCCTTTGTTTGCTGTGTATGGCATACGTTGTATTCAATGTTTATAATAGCAGGTTATTTTGTCCCTTAAGTAAAAAAAATTGTAATTGAATTGCACAAGAGCTGAAGGAACAACAGATGTTAAATATAACATAGGGGAACTTCATTCGATGTCAACATTCATGACATTTGTTGTAATATAGATTATTGGGGCTTTTATGCAGCTTCTTTAAAATTTCCATTTGTCAGATTTCCATTAGAAAGTGAATTAATTATCATTGCTAAATATGATTTATTATCATGATTTAACATTTTTTTTGCGTGTGTTTATTGATTATGTATTTGTGATTTGCATTGCATACCTACATTTAGAAAGAACATTTGGGGATAATATGTCACTACAAATGACATATTAAAGGAAACACCACTTGTTTATTTACTCGATTATCACAGGTTTCGTTCTTAGTCTCATAATGATAATACGGATAATCTCATTTATAATCTGAGACAGATTATCCCCAGAGAAGTAAGTGTAAgtgtgacccctaacccctaaatgGTTTAAGAGTGACTCCTAGACAACACCCTGCTCAGTTGCTCTTTTCACCGACTGggattaataaaataaaaataaaacgatTTTGAGAAGGACAAAATCAAGTACACACAAAATATTCTGACATGTTATTGGTCTTGTGAAACATTTAGTTTTGAATTTGATATTTTGGGTAGAGTTAGGGACGGGACATACATTACATGAATAAACAAGAAGTATATTCATTATTGCTATGGTTTATTAGAATGTACTAAAAGAGATTGCTCCAATATTGGGTGGCTATTGCGGGTCTGTTTACCAATGCTGTGTTCTTAATCAAGCACAGTATGTGGTATACATTAGTGTCCTTGTACTTACTGGGGACCATGTGTGAAGTAAATAATTGATCTGTCTAGTGGTCCGAGGAAATGAGACTTGACAGAATAATTtgttaaactgtctgtctgtcctttccATCTGGTGCAAGTAAGTCCAACAATCAAGGGATGAATCTGACCAGGTCAACAGCCCCTCCCCTTCCATCCAAACGTACCCACTAAACACAAACCCACACAGTACATACCAAAATCCCACGCATAGGCCTATAGCTAGCTTTAAATGCACTCAAATGTTAGACAGTCGTATTTCTGAATGGCATTAACAGATATGTAGAACATTTGCATAAAATAATATGAGTAATGTGACTACAGCAATCCCGGTCAATATTTATTAGCTCTTCTCGTTGTGTTTACTTCCTGGAATAGATCATGTAACGTAATGCCGTAGAAAGGGATTTATGCGTGAAAACCCAGGGTATTGTGTATGAATCATGAATTACTGCTAGGTGCCCAAGATGCTGCCTCATGCCTAGGTCATATTGGGTCAAGGACACAAACTCATGCTGTTTGGTCATTTTGGGAATGGACTGGTTTGCTGTGCAATTAGGCATATAATCCCATCTACCAGTTTGGTTCATTGATTACAGATGGATGTAGTTGGCCAGCTGCTGCTTGTCTTGTGTATGGCCTATGTTTCAGACCGTCTCCGACCTTTCCATTTCTTCCAGCCTTGTTTTCCCACTCATTCGTATGATTGGCTTGTCTGACAAGGACTGGTGGCTAGTTTACCCCCTCTGTCAAAAGCCATATGTCACAGAAAAAGGAGTGACCCGTCCAGATGCATGTAGATCTACTTGGAGATGACGGCCTCTGAAGTTTAAGAGTAGGGAAAGTGTAAAAACGTCAGTATTAGGGGCCGACAGTATGTTCGGTCAGATTTCGTCAATCTGATTAGATTAAATAATATACTCAAGTTTCATTTAGAAATGATTAAGAGCATGTTAGCACCAAGTTTAAACGAGGCTCCTGACTCCCTCTGTAGATGGCCAGGAAGATGTGATCACAATCAGCTCACAATGCATCTATTAATCGTCTACACCgtctaaaaatgtgggcacaataaCAATGTGGAGAGGATCAGGATGCTtgttagcaccaggtataaacagggcttcTATCTAAAAAACTGCACTTGAAACCACGTGACTATTTACTCTCCTAAACCAACCACTAGCAAGTGTCCCTTCAGAGCCAATTCATCATGGACATATCCGCAGCAGAGGGCCTATTACCTGAGACTCAAACTTCAGGGTTCAATCAAAGATAGAAACAGCGTCCATTATAGCCCCGTCCTGATCTTGTCTACATtttgattgtgcccacattttcagAAATGTGTCTACACATGGTttaaaatgtactttttttttATCCCTCCACTGTGTCCGCAATACAGACTATTGCAGGTCCCTCCTTGTATGCAAATCATTTCATAGCAGAATCCGAATGCAGACTGCAGACAAGATCAGGATATGACGGATGTCAGAACCAGGAATAAACAGGGCTTATGAGGGGCATGACAAACATTTTAAAATTAGTAACGGTTTGAATAAAAGTACAGTAATTAAATAATGGAGTAGACTAAATGAAATTTGGTTTGATTAATTCATTATCACATTAATTCATTGCATAACGTTTTTGTCACTTCCACCCCTCATACCCCCTTAACACAGTAGGACTATAACAACCATGTACCGAACCCCAGTATAACATGTTCATTTACCAATCAGCCAACAAGTAGCAGCTGGTCAAATGAGGCTGGGGACTGCAATTAGGTCAAGTAAGGTGAATGCAATTTCATGCCTATTTGAACTTTTTTGCTAGTCTAATTGGTGTGATTAACATTGCTTAATTGGCTTAGCTGAGCATCGTCTCCTGTCTGGAATTGCGTATTGGTCTCAGAAAAAAATAAGTAAATAACAAGCTAATAAGCCTGAAACAAGATCTCACCTCATATTTGACAATAAACCAAAGGGAAGAGGAGTTGAGACCTAGCATGATATCCAATTAAATTGGATTATTGCACTGTATAACAGaggtaaatgtaaatgatatgtGTTGATTATCATGTTACAAATGTATACTCCATAAAAATCAATCTAGCTGATAAGGAATTAGTCAATAATCCATAATAATAACAATTGTGAATGAGTGGatcaatgtttgttttttaaaggtAGGTGGaacaatacattttattttgctAGACTCTGATTCTACGTCAAATTGaaataattaaaaaaaattaagATATTTCCATAAAATGTCATGCATTCATAATGTGTAAGACACATGTATGTACAaaaatatacattatatatattttttggaatAAATATAACTTTATTctcagggggaaaaaactattttacATGGTGCAACTTTACATTTATTGAATATGTGTTCAAACATTTAATCTGTTTTTCAATAATCGCATGTTAGCTACAAGGGTGTGTAGAGTTCCATCAAAACGTCAAAACATAATTTCTCCCACACATACATTTCATTCTATCAGTGAATCCTGTTAAAGCACATGTGCCTACCAACAAACAAATATATTTCC
This window contains:
- the atoh7 gene encoding transcription factor atoh7 — its product is MVSRQPSCTGSDSGSESESLDSKSGSPEKHDGTTRRRMAANARERKRMQGLNTAFDRLRKVVPQWGQDKQLSKYETLQMALSYIMALSRILTDAQKRKAPHRQWLDLQFDSVQPENYQCFSTIRYSSPVEQEYMHSSFPYQYDGLQVPT